The following proteins come from a genomic window of Macadamia integrifolia cultivar HAES 741 chromosome 14, SCU_Mint_v3, whole genome shotgun sequence:
- the LOC122062101 gene encoding beta-glucosidase BoGH3B-like, which produces MAKIILGLQGFPPTNHTKGYPFVAKGGRYVMACAKHYVGDGGTEEGVDEHNTVATYEDLSRIHMLPYIDAMAMGVSSVMVSFSSWNGVKMHTHRFLLTEILKQEMSFQGMLISDWAGVDRITNPPGLNHTDCLKDVINAGLDMIMIPFKYERFFTAMNYLISSGQIPVSRIDDAVTRILRVKFILGLFEKPMADRSLLGMFAHKEHKELAGEAVRKSLVLLKNGKGEEKMLPLSKNAPKILVAGSHAHNIGYQCGGWTITWQGDSGNTTEGTTILEGIKKAVSKETQVVFEESPDEKFLSENSDFSYAIVVVGELPYAEFLGDSKDLRLALDGEETIKTVCSKLKCLVIIVSGRPVVIEPYVDMMDALVAAWLPGSEAGNGIADVIFGDFDFHGKLSRTWFRRVDQLPMNFGDPHYDPLYPFGFGLQMNTSLLRSGNDISSSSSV; this is translated from the exons ATGGCCAAAATCATACTAGGACTCCAGGGATTCCCTCCTACAAATCACACCAAGGGCTATCCCTTTGTTGCTAAAGG GGGAAGGTATGTAATGGCGTGTGCAAAGCACTATGTCGGGGATGGAGGGACTGAAGAAGGGGTGGACGAACACAACACTGTGGCCACCTACGAGGACCTCTCCCGCATTCATATGCTGCCTTACATAGACGCCATGGCCATGGGTGTATCATCAGTGATGGTCTCTTTCTCCAGCTGGAATGGTGTCAAGATGCATACTCACCGCTTCCTCCTCACTGAAATCCTCAAACAAGAGATGTCCTTCCAG GGTATGCTTATATCGGACTGGGCAGGCGTAGATAGGATAACAAATCCTCCTGGTTTGAACCACACAGATTGTTTGAAGGACGTAATCAATGCTGGGCTTGACATGATCATGATTCCATTCAAGTATGAGAGGTTTTTTACAGCTATGAACTATCTCATATCATCAGGTCAGATTCCAGTCAGCAGGATTGACGATGCCGTGACAAGGATTCTAAGAGTGAAGTTTATATTGGGTCTTTTTGAGAAGCCCATGGCAGATAGGTCCCTCCTTGGCATGTTTGCCCACAAG GAACATAAAGAACTGGCTGGGGAAGCAGTAAGAAAGAGCCTGGTGTTGCTGAAGAATGGGAAGGGAGAGGAGAAGATGCTTCCCTTGAGCAAGAATGCCCCAAAGATTCTGGTGGCTGGGTCTCATGCCCACAATATTGGCTACCAATGTGGGGGTTGGACTATAACATGGCAAGGGGATTCAGGGAACACCACCGAAG GAACAACAATCCTAGAAGGGATCAAGAAGGCAGTCAGCAAGGAAACCCAGGTGGTGTTTGAAGAAAGTCCTGATGAGAAATTCCTTTCAGAGAACAGTGATTTCTCATATGCAATTGTAGTTGTAGGTGAGCTTCCTTATGCAGAATTCCTTGGAGACAGCAAGGACCTAAGGCTGGCACTTGATGGGGAAGAGACGATCAAGACTGTATGCAGCAAGTTAAAATGCCTAGTCATCATTGTATCTGGCCGGCCGGTAGTGATAGAACCTTATGTGGACATGATGGATGCATTAGTAGCAGCTTGGCTTCCTGGAAGTGAAGCTGGAAATGGAATTGCAGATGTTATATTTGGGGACTTTGATTTTCATGGTAAGCTTTCAAGGACGTGGTTCCGTCGGGTTGACCAGCTGCCAATGAATTTTGGGGATCCACATTATGATCCATTGTATCCTTTTGGTTTTGGCCTTCAAATGAATACTTCATTGCTAAGAAGTGGTAATgacatttcttcttcctcgtctGTTTGA